From Streptomyces sp. NBC_01460, a single genomic window includes:
- a CDS encoding serine hydrolase domain-containing protein → MQRDADALRDAGVTGVAVRLDTPHGTVTARSGVGDLVTRRPVPEDGYLRLGSTTKTFVATVVLQLVGEKRISLDRTVEQVLPGVVSGAGNDGRTVTVRDLLQHTSGLPDYIYDVFPDPGERTYFAHRWRAYEPEELVALAVRHEPDFPAGTRWAYSNTNYVLAGMIIEKITGRTWEQEVRRRILRPLGLEHTDTPGTRPFLPHPHAVDYQQFTADGPMVDTTIPYRPFDSGADGSMTGTARDLNRFFTALTGGRLLKPAELAAMRTMVRVPEDSGHPEGTRDGPGLFFTPLSCGGGYLGHGGSGFGYVVRAAVTTDGRLSLTVSAHSRPADPRAAARQEDALRDLVDHALCRSV, encoded by the coding sequence GTGCAGCGTGATGCCGACGCGCTGCGTGATGCCGGTGTCACGGGTGTGGCGGTTCGCCTCGATACCCCGCACGGGACGGTGACGGCCCGCTCCGGGGTGGGGGACCTCGTCACGCGCCGCCCGGTCCCGGAGGACGGTTACCTCCGGCTGGGCAGTACGACCAAGACCTTCGTGGCCACCGTCGTGCTCCAACTGGTGGGCGAGAAACGGATCTCCCTCGACCGCACGGTGGAGCAGGTGCTGCCCGGGGTGGTGTCCGGAGCAGGGAACGACGGCCGGACCGTCACCGTCCGCGACCTGCTGCAACACACCAGCGGGCTGCCCGACTACATCTACGACGTCTTTCCCGACCCCGGTGAACGGACCTACTTCGCCCACCGGTGGCGTGCGTACGAGCCCGAGGAGTTGGTCGCCCTGGCCGTGCGCCACGAGCCCGACTTCCCGGCGGGCACCCGGTGGGCGTACTCCAACACGAACTACGTGCTCGCCGGAATGATCATCGAGAAGATCACGGGACGCACCTGGGAACAGGAGGTTCGCCGGCGCATCCTGCGCCCCCTCGGCCTGGAGCACACCGATACCCCCGGCACCCGGCCCTTCCTGCCGCACCCGCACGCAGTCGACTACCAGCAGTTCACCGCGGACGGCCCGATGGTGGACACCACGATCCCCTACCGCCCGTTCGACAGCGGGGCGGACGGCTCGATGACCGGCACGGCCCGCGACCTCAACCGCTTCTTCACCGCCCTGACCGGCGGAAGGCTGCTGAAGCCGGCCGAGCTCGCCGCCATGCGGACCATGGTCCGGGTGCCGGAGGACAGCGGCCACCCGGAAGGGACCAGGGACGGACCGGGGCTGTTCTTCACACCGCTGTCCTGCGGGGGTGGGTACCTCGGGCACGGAGGAAGCGGCTTCGGATACGTCGTCCGTGCCGCGGTCACGACGGACGGCCGGCTCTCCCTCACCGTCTCCGCGCACAGCCGCCCGGCGGACCCGCGGGCGGCCGCCCGTCAGGAGGACGCACTGCGCGACCTCGTCGACCACGCTCTGTGCCGCTCCGTGTGA
- a CDS encoding zinc-binding dehydrogenase yields MHAALLHKTGDTTLDVVDAETVSFGPGRVRVKMHKAGLCHSDLSAMSGVLAHPAPFVPGHEGAGEVIEVGEGVTHVKPGDRVIVCWMPPCDTCPSCKAGDGHLCRSGHRNLANPNFRTGGTIVPGMLGAGTFAEETVIAAYAAIPIPDDVPYDIAALIGCGVTTGIGAALNTAKVKPGSSVVVIGLGGVGISILQGAKVAGAARIIAVDPTANRRDWALKFGATEAIAPAELPETVKRLTGGFGFDYAFEAVGKAGTLRAAYDATRLGGTVCLVGAGSRTDMTDISMAELVLNEKAILPSFYGGDDIRRTYATIIDLWRAGRIDLESMITHHLPLTDINEAIRQMHTGEALRTVLDIA; encoded by the coding sequence ATGCACGCAGCACTCCTGCACAAGACCGGCGACACCACCCTCGACGTCGTCGACGCCGAAACGGTGTCCTTCGGCCCGGGGCGGGTCCGGGTCAAGATGCACAAGGCAGGCCTGTGCCACTCCGACCTCTCAGCCATGAGCGGTGTACTCGCCCACCCCGCGCCGTTCGTCCCGGGCCACGAGGGCGCGGGCGAGGTGATCGAGGTCGGTGAGGGAGTCACCCACGTCAAGCCCGGCGACCGCGTCATCGTCTGCTGGATGCCGCCGTGCGACACCTGCCCCTCCTGCAAGGCGGGCGACGGCCACCTGTGCCGCAGCGGCCATCGCAACCTCGCCAACCCCAACTTCCGCACCGGGGGGACGATCGTCCCGGGCATGCTGGGCGCCGGCACCTTCGCCGAGGAGACCGTGATCGCGGCCTACGCGGCGATCCCGATCCCCGACGACGTGCCCTACGACATCGCCGCCCTCATCGGCTGCGGCGTCACCACCGGCATAGGAGCGGCCCTCAACACCGCCAAGGTGAAGCCGGGTTCGTCGGTCGTCGTCATCGGCCTCGGCGGTGTCGGCATCAGCATCCTCCAGGGCGCCAAGGTGGCGGGCGCGGCGCGGATCATCGCGGTGGACCCGACGGCCAACCGCCGTGACTGGGCCCTGAAGTTCGGCGCCACCGAGGCGATCGCACCCGCGGAACTGCCGGAGACCGTCAAGCGGCTCACCGGCGGCTTCGGCTTCGACTACGCCTTCGAGGCCGTAGGTAAGGCCGGCACCCTGCGCGCCGCGTACGACGCCACTCGCCTCGGCGGCACGGTCTGCCTCGTCGGCGCCGGCTCGCGCACCGACATGACCGACATCAGCATGGCCGAGCTGGTCCTCAACGAGAAGGCGATCCTGCCCTCCTTCTACGGCGGCGACGACATCCGCCGCACGTACGCCACGATCATCGACCTGTGGCGTGCGGGCCGCATCGACCTGGAGTCGATGATCACGCACCACCTGCCCCTGACGGACATCAACGAGGCGATCCGCCAGATGCACACCGGAGAGGCGCTGCGCACCGTCCTCGACATCGCCTGA
- a CDS encoding acyl-CoA dehydrogenase family protein, whose protein sequence is MRRSVFTEDHEAFRKAIRAFIAEEVTPHYTDWERQGHVPRELYRRLGALGVLGINVPEEYGGAGVTDFTYQAVIREECGRAGVGFGAESVHTCLVLPYLLEFGSDEQKRRWLPGFLSGEIMTAIAMTEPGTGSDLAGIATRAQLSEDGTHYVLDGAKTFITGGAQADLVLVVCRTAAYDPADRRGGLSILCVDTVSEGFAVGRKLDKIGLRAQDTAELSFTGIRVPVENLLGEEGAAFTYLTHNLAVERLGAAINAYANAAGAIGFASEYVREREVFGKPVAAFQNTKFVLAECATEVAAAQALVDRALLEHAAGELTAADAARAKLFCTEVAGRVIDKCLQLHGGYGYMLEYPIARLYADTRVNRIYAGTSEVMKTIIAKDLGL, encoded by the coding sequence TTGCGTCGTAGCGTGTTCACCGAAGACCACGAAGCTTTCAGGAAGGCCATCCGGGCGTTCATCGCCGAGGAGGTCACCCCCCACTACACGGACTGGGAGCGGCAGGGACACGTGCCCCGCGAGCTCTACCGCCGGCTCGGAGCCCTGGGCGTGCTGGGCATTAACGTGCCCGAGGAGTACGGCGGGGCAGGCGTCACAGATTTCACCTACCAGGCCGTGATCCGGGAGGAGTGCGGCCGTGCTGGAGTCGGGTTCGGCGCCGAGTCGGTGCACACCTGCCTCGTCCTGCCCTACCTGCTGGAGTTCGGCAGCGACGAGCAGAAGCGACGCTGGCTGCCCGGCTTCCTCTCCGGCGAGATCATGACCGCCATCGCCATGACCGAGCCCGGCACCGGCTCCGATCTCGCGGGCATCGCCACCCGGGCCCAGCTCTCCGAGGACGGGACTCATTACGTCCTCGACGGCGCCAAGACCTTCATCACCGGCGGCGCCCAGGCTGATCTCGTCCTGGTCGTCTGCCGGACTGCCGCCTACGACCCCGCCGACCGTCGCGGCGGGCTCTCGATCCTTTGTGTGGACACGGTGTCCGAGGGTTTCGCCGTGGGACGCAAGCTCGACAAGATCGGTCTGCGCGCGCAGGACACCGCCGAGCTGTCCTTCACCGGCATCCGGGTCCCGGTCGAGAACCTTCTCGGCGAGGAGGGCGCGGCCTTCACCTACCTCACCCACAACCTCGCCGTGGAGCGCCTCGGAGCGGCGATCAACGCCTACGCCAACGCGGCCGGGGCGATCGGTTTCGCGAGCGAGTACGTGCGCGAGCGCGAGGTCTTCGGCAAACCGGTGGCCGCGTTCCAGAACACCAAATTCGTCCTCGCAGAGTGCGCCACCGAGGTCGCCGCCGCCCAGGCTCTCGTCGACCGCGCCCTGCTGGAGCATGCCGCAGGCGAGCTGACGGCCGCCGACGCCGCCAGGGCCAAGCTCTTCTGCACCGAGGTCGCGGGCCGCGTGATCGACAAGTGCCTCCAGCTGCACGGCGGTTACGGCTACATGCTCGAGTACCCCATCGCCCGGCTCTACGCCGACACCCGCGTGAACCGGATCTACGCCGGAACCAGCGAGGTCATGAAGACGATCATCGCCAAGGACCTCGGTCTCTGA
- a CDS encoding family 1 encapsulin nanocompartment shell protein has protein sequence MNNLHRELAPVTDSAWQQIEEEARRTFSRHVAGRRVVDVSDPQGPELSAIGDGHLRDIDPPTPDVIARARTATPVIEWRVPFTLTRAAVDDVERGSEDSDWQPVKDAARTCAFAEDMAVIDGYAAAGITGLRDGSSHAPVPLPADARDYPTAVSQALTRLRLAGVDGPYRLLLGADAFTEATETSDHGYPVATHLARQLDEPILWAPAVTGGVLLSTRGGDFELCLGQDLSIGYLDHDATSIRLYFHQAFTFRMLTPEAVVPLIA, from the coding sequence ATGAACAATCTGCACCGCGAGCTCGCCCCCGTCACCGATTCCGCATGGCAGCAGATCGAGGAGGAGGCCAGACGCACCTTCAGCCGTCACGTGGCGGGCCGCCGGGTCGTCGACGTCAGCGACCCGCAGGGGCCGGAGCTGTCGGCGATCGGCGACGGGCATCTGCGGGACATCGACCCTCCCACCCCCGATGTGATCGCGCGGGCGCGCACCGCCACGCCGGTCATCGAGTGGCGGGTGCCGTTCACGCTGACCAGGGCTGCGGTCGACGACGTGGAACGCGGCTCCGAGGACAGCGACTGGCAGCCGGTCAAGGACGCGGCTCGTACCTGTGCGTTCGCCGAGGACATGGCCGTCATCGACGGGTACGCCGCAGCCGGCATCACGGGGCTGCGTGACGGTTCCTCGCACGCGCCGGTGCCGCTGCCCGCCGACGCGCGGGACTATCCGACGGCGGTGAGCCAGGCGTTGACCCGTCTGCGGCTCGCGGGTGTCGACGGCCCCTACCGCCTCCTGCTCGGCGCGGACGCGTTCACCGAGGCCACCGAGACCTCCGACCACGGCTACCCGGTGGCCACCCACCTGGCCCGCCAGCTCGACGAACCCATCCTGTGGGCGCCCGCCGTCACCGGCGGGGTCCTGCTCTCCACCCGGGGCGGCGACTTCGAGCTCTGCCTGGGGCAGGACCTGTCCATCGGATATCTGGACCACGACGCGACGAGCATCCGGCTCTACTTCCACCAGGCGTTCACCTTCCGGATGCTGACACCCGAGGCCGTGGTCCCGCTCATCGCCTGA
- a CDS encoding ABC transporter substrate-binding protein, with the protein MNTPAPRPAAGPSDGSPLRIGVLVPLSRPGWVEAGHHLLAGIEWAAQEVNDAGGVAGRPLELLVRDTAADPGRAAAAVDELARLGVAALAGEYHSVVACSAATRADALGLPFLCSSAVIDALTEQPTEWVARLPPPQSRGWRVYADFLLGAGHTRVAVAAEPSVYWAAGTGVLREYLAPLGGTVVELDMRALTPAAVCDELVRRRATALLLLVGHPEPAVPLVRAVRDDRRLAGILVGAPAGQPEFAAWAASLGADGAAVPFLRYLPERLGPLGRRVGAALRERLGEAPSFVAFEGYDTIAVLADVLRSSGGDRARTAASWPHVAVEGTRGQIRFARTPGSGVWQGARTPVQVVDRDPADPGRFRILHTG; encoded by the coding sequence ATGAACACACCGGCACCGCGGCCCGCAGCCGGGCCGTCCGACGGATCGCCCCTCCGGATCGGCGTCCTCGTTCCGCTGAGCCGGCCCGGTTGGGTCGAGGCGGGTCACCATCTGCTCGCCGGAATCGAGTGGGCCGCCCAGGAGGTCAATGACGCCGGTGGGGTCGCCGGACGGCCGCTCGAGCTGCTGGTCCGGGACACCGCGGCTGATCCGGGGAGGGCCGCTGCCGCCGTGGACGAGCTGGCCCGGCTGGGCGTGGCCGCCCTGGCCGGGGAGTACCACAGCGTGGTCGCCTGCTCGGCTGCCACCAGGGCCGACGCCCTCGGCCTCCCCTTCCTCTGTTCGTCAGCGGTCATCGACGCGCTCACCGAACAGCCCACGGAGTGGGTCGCCCGCCTCCCCCCGCCGCAGTCCCGCGGCTGGCGGGTCTACGCCGACTTCCTGCTCGGCGCGGGTCACACCCGCGTCGCCGTCGCAGCCGAGCCGAGTGTCTACTGGGCGGCGGGGACCGGCGTCCTGCGGGAGTACCTCGCTCCACTCGGCGGCACCGTCGTCGAACTCGACATGCGGGCGCTCACCCCCGCGGCGGTGTGCGACGAGCTCGTCCGCCGTCGCGCGACCGCCCTCCTCCTTCTGGTCGGCCACCCGGAACCGGCGGTGCCGCTCGTCAGGGCCGTCCGCGACGACCGGCGACTCGCAGGCATCCTGGTCGGTGCCCCGGCCGGGCAACCGGAGTTCGCCGCATGGGCGGCGTCGCTGGGCGCCGACGGCGCCGCCGTCCCGTTCCTGCGCTACCTGCCCGAGCGCCTCGGCCCCCTCGGACGCCGCGTCGGGGCGGCACTCCGTGAGCGGCTGGGCGAGGCACCCTCCTTCGTCGCCTTCGAGGGCTACGACACGATCGCCGTCCTCGCCGACGTGCTGCGTTCCTCCGGTGGGGACCGGGCGCGCACCGCCGCGTCGTGGCCGCACGTGGCGGTCGAGGGCACCCGTGGGCAGATCCGGTTCGCCCGCACTCCGGGAAGCGGCGTCTGGCAAGGGGCCCGGACGCCGGTCCAGGTCGTCGACCGTGATCCGGCGGACCCCGGTCGCTTCCGGATCCTCCACACCGGCTGA
- a CDS encoding 3-hydroxybutyryl-CoA dehydrogenase, whose product MREFGRVGVVGCGLMGSGIAQVCARAGLDVVVAERDADSLAAGRSRLIDSVDRGLRGGKLTEEERDSMLRRLAFTVDLDDFADRDLVVEAVAERRDAKASVFQRLDRVLADREAVIASNTSSIPIVDLAVVTARPENVVGVHFFNPVPVQRLVEVIPTELTAPEVAEAVTAFAEQGLGKTVVRAKDRAGFVVNALLVPYLVSAVRMLESGIASAEDIDSGMVLGCAHPMGPLRLLDLIGLDTGLSIAESMYEEYKEPLYAPPPLLRRMVAAGAVGRKAGRGFYTYPS is encoded by the coding sequence ATGCGTGAATTCGGTCGAGTCGGGGTCGTGGGCTGCGGCCTCATGGGTTCCGGGATAGCTCAGGTCTGCGCGCGCGCCGGCCTCGATGTCGTGGTCGCCGAGCGCGACGCGGACTCCCTGGCTGCCGGCCGGTCCCGGCTGATCGACTCGGTCGACCGCGGGCTGCGCGGCGGCAAGCTCACCGAGGAGGAGCGTGACTCGATGCTCCGGAGACTCGCCTTCACCGTCGACCTCGACGACTTCGCCGACCGGGATCTGGTTGTCGAAGCGGTCGCGGAACGGCGAGATGCCAAGGCGTCCGTGTTCCAGCGCCTGGACCGGGTCCTTGCCGACCGTGAGGCGGTCATCGCCTCCAACACCTCGTCGATCCCGATCGTTGATCTGGCCGTCGTCACCGCTCGGCCGGAGAACGTCGTAGGCGTCCACTTCTTCAACCCGGTGCCGGTGCAGCGACTGGTCGAGGTCATTCCCACCGAGCTCACCGCCCCCGAAGTCGCGGAGGCGGTGACAGCCTTCGCCGAACAGGGGCTCGGCAAGACCGTCGTGCGCGCCAAGGACCGTGCGGGCTTCGTGGTCAATGCGCTGCTGGTTCCCTATCTCGTCTCCGCCGTGCGGATGCTCGAGTCCGGTATCGCCTCGGCGGAGGACATCGACTCCGGCATGGTGCTCGGATGTGCCCACCCGATGGGGCCGCTGCGGCTGCTCGACCTCATCGGCCTGGACACGGGTCTGTCGATCGCGGAATCGATGTACGAGGAGTACAAGGAGCCGCTCTACGCCCCGCCGCCGCTGCTGCGCCGCATGGTGGCGGCCGGAGCCGTCGGCCGTAAGGCGGGGCGCGGTTTCTACACCTACCCGAGCTGA
- a CDS encoding Dyp-type peroxidase, which produces MSEAVPDPVVVQPVVAPLTSAAVVLVATITPGGESAVREVLPDLAAFARSIGFRVPSAGLACVTGFGSDAWDRLFAGPRPAHLHPFQELRGPVHHAPATPGDLLFHVRAEQMDVCYEWASQLLGRLGGAVKVVDEVHGFRYFDHRDLLGFVDGTENPVGDDARTAALVGREDPSFEGGSYVVVQKYLHDLAGWNGLSTEQQERIIGRTKFSDIELADDVKPADSHVALNTITEDDGTERDILRANMPFGSFEQGAFGTYFIGYAADPGVTEQMLRNMFLGSPPGTHDRILDFSTAVTGTLFHAPSAGFLDDPPPPPSPAGTTAVPEPDAEAPSSGAAMVRDGSLRIGSLQESAP; this is translated from the coding sequence ATGTCCGAGGCCGTACCGGATCCCGTCGTGGTCCAGCCCGTCGTAGCACCGCTGACCAGCGCCGCGGTGGTTCTGGTGGCGACGATCACCCCGGGCGGGGAGTCCGCCGTACGTGAGGTGCTGCCCGACCTCGCGGCGTTCGCCCGGTCGATCGGCTTCCGGGTCCCGAGCGCCGGTCTGGCCTGCGTGACGGGTTTCGGCTCGGACGCCTGGGACCGGCTGTTCGCGGGCCCGAGGCCGGCGCACCTCCACCCCTTCCAGGAGTTGCGGGGCCCCGTCCACCATGCTCCGGCCACGCCGGGCGACCTGCTGTTCCACGTCCGCGCCGAGCAGATGGACGTCTGCTACGAGTGGGCCTCCCAGCTGCTCGGACGGCTCGGCGGCGCGGTGAAGGTCGTCGACGAGGTCCACGGCTTCCGCTACTTCGACCACCGGGACCTGCTCGGCTTCGTCGACGGCACGGAGAACCCGGTCGGCGACGACGCGAGGACCGCGGCCCTGGTAGGCCGGGAGGATCCCTCCTTCGAGGGCGGCAGTTACGTCGTCGTGCAGAAGTACCTGCACGACCTGGCCGGCTGGAACGGGCTGAGCACCGAGCAGCAGGAACGGATCATCGGCCGTACGAAGTTCAGCGACATCGAGCTCGCCGACGACGTCAAGCCGGCGGATTCGCACGTCGCTCTGAACACCATCACCGAGGACGACGGCACCGAACGGGACATCCTGCGCGCCAACATGCCGTTCGGCAGCTTCGAACAGGGCGCGTTCGGCACGTACTTCATCGGGTACGCAGCCGACCCGGGCGTCACCGAGCAGATGCTCCGCAACATGTTCCTCGGCAGCCCGCCCGGCACGCACGACCGCATCCTCGACTTCTCGACGGCGGTCACCGGCACGCTCTTCCACGCCCCGAGCGCCGGCTTCCTCGACGATCCCCCACCGCCGCCCTCCCCCGCCGGGACCACGGCCGTCCCGGAGCCGGACGCCGAGGCTCCCTCCTCCGGGGCGGCGATGGTCCGCGACGGTTCGCTGCGCATCGGCAGCCTGCAAGAAAGCGCCCCGTGA
- the panD gene encoding aspartate 1-decarboxylase, which yields MLRTLFKSKIHRATVTQADLHYVGSVTVDADLMDAADLLPGELVHIVDIDNGARLETYVIEGERGSGVIGINGAAAHLVHPGDLVILISYAQVDDAEARALVPSVVHVDEGNRIVALGADASAPVPGTRTERSPQAVPARG from the coding sequence GTGCTGCGCACTCTGTTCAAGTCCAAGATTCACCGAGCCACCGTGACCCAGGCCGACCTGCACTACGTCGGCTCGGTCACCGTCGACGCCGATCTGATGGACGCCGCCGATCTGCTGCCCGGCGAGCTCGTGCACATCGTGGACATCGACAACGGCGCCCGGCTCGAGACGTACGTCATCGAGGGGGAGCGCGGCTCCGGCGTCATCGGGATCAACGGTGCCGCCGCCCACCTCGTCCACCCCGGTGACCTCGTCATTCTCATCAGCTACGCCCAGGTCGACGACGCCGAGGCGCGGGCCCTGGTGCCGAGCGTCGTGCACGTCGACGAGGGGAACCGCATCGTGGCCCTGGGAGCCGACGCGTCCGCCCCCGTGCCAGGTACACGCACCGAGCGCAGCCCGCAGGCCGTGCCCGCGCGGGGCTGA
- a CDS encoding aldehyde dehydrogenase, which yields MSDILEHRTLFIGGRWAAPAGRDTIDVISPVTEQVVGRVPHATPADVNRAVAAAREAFDHGPWPRMTTAERIEIVTRIKDGLLARHQELAELITLQNGCPITVSVRAQALSAVATFGATLDVAAGLATEEERPGLTGPLLIRREPVGVVAAVTPWNVPQLTIAGKLAPALLAGCAVVLKPSPETPLDAYLLAEVCEAAGLPEGVLSVLPADRETSAYLVAHPGVDKVAFTGSVGAGKQIMAAAAGNLTRVTLELGGKSAAILLADADLEAALPNVVMGAFANSGQACVALTRVLAPASRYDEIAAQLTAAVASLKVGDPSDPATLIGPMVTEQQRQRNLDYIRIGQDEGAELLTGGGIPEGLTTGWYIEPTLFGDVENGMRIAQEEIFGPVICLIRYEDEADAVRIANDSPYGLAGTVWAGTVEHGIEIARQIRTGTYSVNCQRFDMAGPFGGYKSSGIGREFGPEGFAAYQETKTIHLPAPARA from the coding sequence ATGAGCGACATCCTGGAGCACCGCACACTCTTCATCGGCGGAAGGTGGGCTGCCCCGGCCGGCCGGGACACCATCGACGTGATCTCGCCGGTGACCGAGCAGGTCGTCGGGCGCGTGCCCCACGCGACTCCCGCGGATGTGAACCGGGCGGTCGCCGCGGCCCGCGAGGCGTTCGACCACGGCCCCTGGCCCCGGATGACGACCGCCGAACGCATCGAGATCGTCACCCGGATCAAGGACGGTCTCCTCGCCCGCCACCAGGAACTCGCCGAACTGATCACCCTGCAGAACGGCTGCCCCATCACCGTCTCCGTGAGGGCCCAGGCACTCAGCGCCGTCGCCACCTTCGGTGCGACCCTGGACGTCGCCGCCGGTCTCGCCACGGAAGAGGAGCGGCCCGGCCTCACCGGCCCGCTCCTGATCCGCCGCGAGCCGGTCGGCGTAGTGGCCGCGGTCACCCCGTGGAACGTGCCCCAGCTGACCATCGCCGGCAAGCTCGCGCCCGCCCTGCTCGCGGGTTGCGCCGTCGTCCTCAAGCCCTCCCCGGAAACGCCCCTGGACGCCTACCTCCTGGCCGAGGTGTGCGAGGCCGCCGGGCTGCCGGAAGGCGTGCTCAGCGTCCTGCCCGCCGACCGGGAGACCAGCGCGTACCTGGTCGCACACCCGGGCGTCGACAAGGTCGCCTTCACGGGATCGGTCGGCGCGGGCAAGCAGATCATGGCCGCCGCTGCGGGCAACCTCACCCGCGTCACCCTGGAGCTCGGGGGCAAGTCCGCGGCGATCCTCCTGGCGGACGCGGACCTCGAAGCCGCCCTGCCGAACGTCGTCATGGGAGCCTTTGCCAACAGCGGCCAGGCGTGCGTCGCCCTGACCCGCGTTCTCGCCCCGGCGAGCCGTTACGACGAGATCGCCGCCCAGCTCACAGCGGCCGTTGCCTCGCTCAAGGTGGGTGACCCGTCCGACCCGGCCACGCTGATCGGGCCGATGGTCACCGAGCAGCAGCGGCAGCGGAACCTCGACTACATCCGCATCGGCCAGGACGAGGGCGCCGAGCTCCTTACCGGCGGTGGCATCCCCGAGGGCCTGACGACCGGCTGGTACATAGAGCCCACCCTGTTCGGCGACGTCGAGAACGGGATGCGGATCGCCCAGGAGGAGATCTTCGGGCCCGTCATCTGCCTCATCCGCTACGAGGACGAGGCCGACGCCGTCCGGATCGCCAACGACTCCCCGTACGGCCTGGCCGGCACCGTCTGGGCGGGCACCGTCGAGCACGGCATCGAGATCGCCCGGCAGATCCGTACCGGCACGTACTCCGTCAACTGCCAGCGCTTCGACATGGCCGGACCCTTCGGCGGCTACAAGAGCTCCGGTATCGGCCGCGAGTTCGGCCCCGAGGGTTTCGCCGCCTACCAGGAGACCAAGACCATCCACCTGCCCGCCCCGGCACGGGCGTGA
- a CDS encoding diaminopimelate decarboxylase, protein MEEGLLGEKRPLAGFLDADGIRDSVDALRDAFAAEPGVRVLHTFAAKAASLIPVLHLLAESGMGCEVASPGELRLAVEAGFPPARIVLDSPAKTRDELRLALALGVAVNADSFDELRRIEELHSPGSASVLGLRVNPQVGGGSIGAMSTATATSKFGVPLRDPGTREQVVRTFAERPWLTRLHAHVGSQGCSLELIASGIAETYLLAEEINGRVGTRRVTGIDIGGGLPVNFADDEARPAFADYVAALRAAAPGLFDGHYDLVTEFGRSLLAKNGFIGARVEYTKEAGGRRIALTHAGAQIATRTVFMPDAWPLRVGAFDGEGRPRSGPPMVQDIAGPCCFAGDIVAHARELPELREGDFVTLYDTGAYYFSTPWAYNSLPRPAVYGFAGESGGMRFVPVRDAQSLDSVAEESGLAHAAALTGLHP, encoded by the coding sequence GTGGAGGAGGGGCTGCTCGGCGAGAAACGCCCCCTCGCCGGTTTCCTGGACGCGGACGGGATACGCGACTCCGTCGACGCGCTGCGGGACGCGTTCGCCGCCGAGCCCGGCGTACGGGTCCTGCACACCTTCGCCGCGAAGGCCGCCTCGCTGATCCCGGTGCTGCACCTGCTCGCGGAGAGCGGCATGGGCTGCGAGGTCGCGAGCCCCGGTGAGCTGAGGCTCGCGGTCGAGGCGGGTTTCCCTCCGGCACGGATCGTCCTGGACTCCCCCGCCAAGACCCGCGACGAGCTCCGGCTCGCGCTGGCCCTCGGTGTCGCGGTGAACGCGGACAGTTTTGACGAGCTGCGCCGTATCGAGGAGTTGCACTCCCCCGGCTCGGCGTCCGTCCTCGGGTTGCGGGTGAATCCGCAGGTCGGGGGCGGTTCCATCGGCGCCATGAGTACGGCGACGGCCACCTCGAAATTCGGCGTGCCCCTGCGCGATCCCGGCACCCGCGAGCAGGTCGTCCGGACATTCGCCGAGCGGCCCTGGCTGACCAGGCTGCACGCCCACGTCGGCTCGCAGGGGTGCTCTCTGGAGCTCATCGCCTCGGGCATCGCGGAGACGTACCTGCTCGCCGAGGAGATCAACGGGCGGGTGGGCACCCGTCGGGTCACCGGGATCGACATCGGGGGCGGACTGCCGGTCAACTTCGCGGACGACGAGGCGCGCCCCGCCTTCGCGGACTACGTGGCGGCGCTGCGCGCGGCGGCTCCCGGACTCTTCGACGGGCACTACGACCTGGTCACCGAGTTCGGCAGGTCCCTCCTCGCCAAGAACGGCTTCATCGGGGCACGCGTCGAGTACACCAAGGAAGCGGGCGGACGCCGTATCGCCCTGACCCACGCGGGGGCGCAGATCGCCACCCGTACCGTCTTCATGCCTGATGCCTGGCCGCTCCGGGTCGGCGCGTTCGACGGTGAGGGCCGTCCCCGGAGCGGGCCGCCGATGGTCCAGGACATCGCGGGGCCGTGCTGCTTCGCCGGGGACATCGTGGCCCACGCCCGGGAACTTCCCGAACTGCGGGAGGGTGACTTCGTGACCCTGTACGACACCGGGGCGTACTACTTCTCCACCCCGTGGGCGTACAACAGTCTGCCCCGGCCGGCCGTGTACGGCTTCGCCGGGGAGAGCGGCGGCATGCGCTTCGTCCCGGTGCGCGACGCCCAGTCACTGGACTCGGTCGCCGAGGAGAGCGGACTGGCCCACGCCGCCGCTCTGACGGGCCTCCACCCGTAG